One genomic segment of Pseudorasbora parva isolate DD20220531a chromosome 6, ASM2467924v1, whole genome shotgun sequence includes these proteins:
- the tgm2a gene encoding protein-glutamine gamma-glutamyltransferase 2a: MDKVMEIECVDLACEENTTNHHTLLNGVDRLIVRRGQPFTIILHLRPGTHFQNGADVNFIAKTGPIPSVETQTKAKFSLSKLISRSCWSATAETASDGRVSLTVCSHPNAPIGVYKLILDQGEGVGLGDFVLLFNPWCKKDSVYLTSEAEREEYVLSQDGLIYRGIPKRITVLPWSFGQFEPGILDICLQILDESPNYISDAAVDCSERRNPVYVTRVLSAMINSLGDKGVLVGNWSDDYEDGVKPTVWKDSCSILRQWSNDGYRAVRYGQCWVFAAVACTVSRALGIPCRVVTNFGSARDTNGDLIMERFYNEFDENIADDSIWNFHVWVENWMTRSDLALGYEGWQASDPTPQRMSDGVFCCGPASVRAIKEGELTFEYDVSFLYAEVNADVVEYIKLRDGRVFKMGGSTTEVGKFISTKAVGRDEREDITHNYKYPEGSEEERRVYKKANHHNRLAQAGEEPGLHIKIRVTPDMQIGSDFDVYAELKNNTMVTKSCRVMFYAQAVSYNGKLGETCGLGEFTEMNLASSEEGKVTLRLEYAEYSKAVTQDRMIKLMALLIDAETREFYRAKKTIILDSPEIIVNILGVPKVDQILVADLVLQNPLPEPLENCVFTIHGANFTDSKPITQEVETVGAKEFATAKVQFTPKLPGQRKILIDFTSDKLHNIETYENLVIYE, encoded by the exons ATGGACAAAG tcatggaaatcgaatgtgtTGACCTGGCGTGTGAGGAGAACACCACCAATCACCACACGCTTCTGAACGGTGTGGACAGACTGATCGTGAGGAGAGGACAGCCGTTCACCATCATTCTACACCTGCGACCGGGAACTCACTTTCAAAATGGGGCCGATGTCAATTTCATCGCCAAAACGG GTCCGATACCCTCGGTGGAAACACAAACCAAAGCCAAATTCAGCCTCAGTAAACTCATCTCCAGATCATGCTGGAGTGCCACTGCAGAGACAGCGTCCGACGGCAGAGTCTCTCTGACCGTGTGCTCGCACCCAAACGCCCCTATTGGAGTCTATAAGCTGATCCTGGATCAGGGAGAAGGAGTTGGGCTGGGAGACTTTGTCCTGCTCTTTAACCCCTGGTGCAAAA AGGACTCAGTATATCTGACGAGTGAAGCCGAGAGGGAGGAATATGTCCTCTCTCAGGATGGGCTGATCTACCGTGGGATACCCAAGCGTATCACGGTCCTACCGTGGTCTTTTGGACAG TTTGAGCCAGGCATACTGGACATCTGCTTGCAGATTTTGGATGAAAGTCCAAACTACATAAGTGACGCAGCTGTGGATTGCTCTGAGAGGAGGAACCCTGTGTATGTGACTCGAGTCCTCAGTGCCATG ATCAACAGTCTAGGAGATAAAGGAGTTCTGGTGGGGAACTGGTCAGATGACTATGAGGACGGAGTAAAGCCCACCGTCTGGAAGGACAGCTGCTCCATCCTCCGGCAGTGGAGTAACGACGGCTACAGGGCGGTGCGTTACGGACAGTGCTGGGTGTTCGCAGCTGTTGCCTGCACAG TATCCAGAGCTCTGGGAATCCCGTGCAGAGTCGTCACTAACTTTGGATCAGCGCGTGACACCAATGGTGACCTAATAATGGAGCGTTTCTACAATGAATTTGATGAGAACATTGCTGATGACTCCATATG GAACTTCCACGTTTGGGTGGAGAACTGGATGACACGTTCAGACCTGGCTCTCGGGTATGAAGGTTGGCAAGCGAGCGACCCAACACCACAGCGCATGAGTGATG GTGTCTTCTGTTGTGGTCCAGCCTCCGTCAGAGCAATTAAAGAGGGCGAGCTCACTTTCGAGTATGATGTCTCGTTCTTGTATGCGGAGGTGAATGCTGACGTGGTGGAGTACATCAAACTGAGAGATGGAAGAGTCTTTAAGATGGGAGGATCCACTACGGAGGTTGGGAAATTCATCAGCACTAAAGCAGTGGGGCGAGATGAGAGAGAGGACATTACACACAACTACAAGTATCCAGAGG GTTCTGAAGAGGAGAGAAGGGTTTATAAGAAAGCAAATCATCACAACAGACTGGCACAGGCCGGAGAGGAACCTGGTTTACACATCAAGATCAGAGTGACCCCAGATATGCAGATCGGCTCTGACTTTGACGTCTACGCAGAGCTCAAAAACAACACCATGGTCACAAAGTCTTGTCGGGTCATGTTTTACGCCCAGGCAGTGTCATACAACGGCAAACTTGGAGAAACCTGTGGACTGGGCGAGTTTACAGAGATGAATTTGGCTTCTTCTGAGG AGGGTAAGGTAACTCTTCGACTGGAGTATGCGGAGTACAGTAAAGCCGTAACTCAAGACAGGATGATCAAACTGATGGCTTTACTCATCGATGCAGAGACACGGGAGTTCTACAGAGCAAAGAAGACCATCATACTGGACAGCCCTGAAATAATCGTCAAT ATTCTGGGTGTGCCGAAAGTGGACCAGATCTTGGTGGCAGATTTAGTGCTGCAGAATCCACTGCCGGAGCCCCTGGAGAACTGTGTGTTCACTATACATGGTGCCAACTTCACCGACAGCAAACCCATCACTCAAGA GGTTGAAACAGTTGGTGCTAAAGAGTTTGCCACCGCCAAAGTGCAGTTCACACCAAAGCTGCCCGGACAAAGAAAAATACTGATAGATTTCACCAGCGATAAACTTCACAACATTGAGACCTACGAGAATCTAGTCATCTATGAATAA